TCCTTTTTCTCCAATTACAATTACTTTATCTTTTGATTTTTTGAATTTAGCTGAAGATGTTACGCTGAATCCTTTTACTGAAAGAGTTTCTGATAATTTATCTGCTCCAAATTTTGCTCTTGGCGAACTTGGATCATTAACAACAGTAATGTTCTGCGCTGTCGCGAAAGAGATGTTAAGACATAAAAAAAGTAATTGTAAATATTTCATGGTATGCTGTTTTTGTATCTGATGAACATCCTGCAAGGTTTACGAAACCTTGAAGGTTTATTCATGAATTTTATAAAATACCTACAAGGTTTCGTAAACCTTGCAGGAAAACGTAAAATTAATCTTGAAAAATCTTCTTCAAATAAGCCACATTTGCTCCGTAATTGGCTTTTACATTATGCACTTGTGTTACGTCACGAGAACGTTCTACAATAAGCCATCCGCTCCATTTCATTTCATCTAATGTCTCTTTGATTTTTGGCATATCAATCGCTTTGTCATTTTCCAACCAGAACTGATCGGTATTCGAAGCATGAATCTGAGCTAAATAATTCTTTCCTAAGATTTTCAATTCTGATGAAATGTCTCTGCCATTATCAACTGCATTGGCAAAATTGAAAGAACTTTTAATGTATTTTGAACCGACTTCATCCAAAAGTTTTTTCTCTTCTGTGGCACTTAAGGAAGTTTCGATTGCGATAACTCCTCCTATTTTCCTCACTTCTTTTCCTGCCCATTGAAGTCTTTTAATTACTTCTGGACGTAACTCCGGATTTTTAACTAAATCGGTTTGCGTTCCTAATGGAAGATAAGCCACTTTTACTTTCATGTTTTTCATGGCCTGAATGCAATCCGTAATCATGGGTGTGATTTCTCTTGTAGCAAAAGACTGGGCATAAAATCCAGACATCGCAATCGAACTTATTCCGACACCAGTTTCTTTCGATTTATCAAGGAATTTTTGTCTTTCTACAGGATCACCTAGTTTGCTGTCGAAAGTTGGGCGGTTTCCTAAACCTCCCATATCCAGTTCGATTCCATCCGCTTTTATTTCCGCTGCTAAAGCAAAAGAACCTAATTTCTGTCTTTTTAAAATCATCCAATCGCAAACCGCAACTTTATATTTTTGCTTTTTGTTGGATGACTGAGCCGTTGCACAGCTGTTGAATGTTGTGGACATCACAACAAGCATTGCAATAAATAAATTTCTTTTAGATTTCATGCTTATATATTTTTTGCCACAGATTATAAAGATTAAATGGATTAAAAAAAATCTGCGCTATCTGCTAAATCTGCGGGAAATTTTTTTACTCTCGCAGATTTTGGAGATTAATTAGAAAAAATCATTTTAATCTGTGGCTTTATATTTTTTTGCCACTAATTGCACCAATTTTCACGAATTATTATTTTAAAAAATTTGTGGAAATTAGTGAAATTCGTGGCGAACTTTATTTTACTCTTCTTCCGCTTTTACTGCTGTAACTACTTTTCCTTCGTCACCCGGCCAGATTCCTTTTTTGATTGGAAGTGCCACCAACTTACTTGGATCAACTTTTACATATTTCAGTTTTTCTCTTCTCCAGGTGTACACGATATGCACCATTCCGTCTGAACTTTGAATCATTGAAGGATAAGAATACTGGCTGATTTTTGAATCTTCTAAAACCAAAGCAGCGTTCCAGTGAATACCGTCTTTAGAAACCGAAACGTTTAAAGGTGTTCTTGGTCCTTTTGCTTCTTTTCCAGGAGGCAAAACGTGATTATAAACCAGTAAATGTCTGCCGTCTTTAAGAGTTACAGCATCTGTTCCTGAATTGTTATTTGGAAGTCCGATTAACTCTACATCCGACCAAGTTTTTCCGTTATCTTTTGAGAATGTGCTAAAAATTGCTCTATTTCTAGTTCTTCCAATAGCCTGAATACTTCCATCTTTGTGAAATAAAATACTTGGCTGAATTGCATTGATTTTTTG
This portion of the Flavobacterium panacagri genome encodes:
- a CDS encoding sugar phosphate isomerase/epimerase family protein, with the translated sequence MKSKRNLFIAMLVVMSTTFNSCATAQSSNKKQKYKVAVCDWMILKRQKLGSFALAAEIKADGIELDMGGLGNRPTFDSKLGDPVERQKFLDKSKETGVGISSIAMSGFYAQSFATREITPMITDCIQAMKNMKVKVAYLPLGTQTDLVKNPELRPEVIKRLQWAGKEVRKIGGVIAIETSLSATEEKKLLDEVGSKYIKSSFNFANAVDNGRDISSELKILGKNYLAQIHASNTDQFWLENDKAIDMPKIKETLDEMKWSGWLIVERSRDVTQVHNVKANYGANVAYLKKIFQD